The genomic DNA GTTCCTTGGCGCGATCGCGTGGCACAATTACAACAGCATGATTGGGAGAGTGAACTCGCTACAATCCAAAATCCGAATCTTGATTATCCCAATTATTATCTGTGTTCATTTCATGCTTATGAAAAAGGGAATCTCAGTTGGGATGCCGCCTTAGAAGTAGAAGTCGCCGCCTATGCAGTTCATGCTAAACTCTGGCCAGATAGTGGCGCCAATGGTGATCGACGGTTGCGCGATCGCTACCACCAAATCTTACAACAACAACTGCCGACAACACCAGAAACCATTGTCGATCTTGGCTGTAGTGTTGGGATGAGTAGTTTTGCCCTCCAAGAGTGCTATCCGGAGGCAAACCTTACCGGGGTAGATTTGTCTCCTTATTTCTTATCGGTTGCTCAATATCAAAGCCGGGAGAAACAATTCAAGATTCGGTGGCAACATGCAACAGCAGAAGCAACGGGGTTACCCAGTAACAGCTATGATTTGGTGTCTGCTTTTCTGATGTTCCATGAACTTCCACAACAAGCAGCCCGAGACATTTTCCAAGAAGCGAAACGCTTGCTCAAACCAGGGGGTTATTTCTGTTTAATGGATATGAATCCGCGATCGCCGGTTTACAAGAAAATGCCACCCTACGTATTCACACTGTTGAAAAGCACCGAGCCTTATCTAGATGAATATTTTACCTTAGATCTCGAGCAAGCCCTAATTGATGCCGGGTTTGCACCACCAACGATAGTTCCCAATAGTCCCCGTCATCGCACGGTTATGACGTACCATCCCGGCCATTAATGTTAAATTCCCCTTAAATTGTGATGATTCTGTAACATTAAATACAAACAACCGCCTAATTCAATCTCTAGGATGAGGCGAGACCGTATGCTTTAAAATCA from Cyanobacteria bacterium GSL.Bin1 includes the following:
- a CDS encoding methyltransferase domain-containing protein, with amino-acid sequence MTTTVVKSDFKSRLVNAILGIKPIYRFAKSRARQMMIKRAEAIGVPWRDRVAQLQQHDWESELATIQNPNLDYPNYYLCSFHAYEKGNLSWDAALEVEVAAYAVHAKLWPDSGANGDRRLRDRYHQILQQQLPTTPETIVDLGCSVGMSSFALQECYPEANLTGVDLSPYFLSVAQYQSREKQFKIRWQHATAEATGLPSNSYDLVSAFLMFHELPQQAARDIFQEAKRLLKPGGYFCLMDMNPRSPVYKKMPPYVFTLLKSTEPYLDEYFTLDLEQALIDAGFAPPTIVPNSPRHRTVMTYHPGH